Proteins encoded within one genomic window of Arachis ipaensis cultivar K30076 chromosome B08, Araip1.1, whole genome shotgun sequence:
- the LOC107614392 gene encoding uncharacterized protein LOC107614392 yields the protein MEGLVPLVLRALKKNRNRRQYECLDSSSLSYNITMAEIYHHHHHAQSDVDHHHHRRHKSVEDFGNGVVGSSSISSPPPISKQQQLMRFRSQRMFSCITGS from the coding sequence ATGGAGGGTCTTGTACCTTTGGTGTTAAGAGCATTAAAGAAGAACAGAAATAGACGCCAATATGAGTGTCTTGATTCTTCATCTCTAAGCTATAACATCACCATGGCTGAGAtctaccatcatcatcatcatgcacaAAGTGATgtagatcatcatcatcatcggagACATAAATCTGTTGAAGATTTTGGAAACGGGGTTGTTGGTTCTTCTTCAATATCATCACCCCCTCCAATTTCAAAGCAACAACAACTAATGAGGTTTAGAAGTCAGAGAATGTTCTCTTGTATCACTGGTTCCTAA
- the LOC107613308 gene encoding transcription initiation factor IIA large subunit, which produces MAATATVTTSQVYIDVIEDVIVKVRDEFINNAGPGEEVLKELQALWESKMIQAGVLVAPIERSSGTKTNPGAVHDLNVPYEGNEEYETPTAEMLFPPTPLQTPMQTPLPGTVDNSMYNIPTGPSDYTDWLHNCITKFRKNFPMPPSPWMNQRPSLDVNVAYDDGRDEAGRGTSNQPLTQEFFKAPMGKRKRDDLASQYNNADGYIPQQDGAGDSASGSFEVEVCGGGISINARLITSKEKIPADLVRPTSRIPQLDGPIPFDDDMISTPNIYNYEGVLSEDYNIANTPAPPEIPASTPALVAQNEAANDNEDDDDDDEPLNENDDDDDFDDLDQGEDQDTHHLVLAQFDKVTRTKSRWKCTLKDGIMHINNKDILFNKATGEFDF; this is translated from the exons ATGGCGGCCACGGCCACCGTAACCACAAGCCAGGTCTATATCGACGTAATTGAGGACGTCATCGTCAAGGTTCGCGACGAGTTCATCAACAACGCTGGTCCCGGCGAGGAAGTTCTCAAGGAGCTCCAAGCT TTGTGGGAATCAAAGATGATACAAGCTGGTGTTCTTGTTGCTCCCATAGAAAGGTCCAGTGGAACTAAGACAAACCCCGGTGCAGTTCACGATCTTAATGTGCCGTATGAGGGGAATGAAGAGTATGAAACTCCTACTGCTGAAATGCTTTTTCCACCT ACGCCTCTGCAAACTCCAATGCAAACCCCTTTACCAGGAACCGTGGATAACTCTATGTATAACATCCCAACTGGACCGAGCGACTACACTGATTGGCTCCATAATTGTATCACAAAGTTTCGGAAAAATTTCCCCA TGCCTCCCTCTCCCTGGATGAACCAGAGGCCCTCACTTGATGTTAATGTTG CTTACGATGATGGACGGGATGAAGCTGGTAGAGGAACTTCTAATCAACCTCTTACACAG gaattcTTCAAAGCGCCCATGGGAAAACGAAAACGCGATGATTTGGCTTCACAATATAACAATGCTGATGGATATATACCTCAGCAGGATGGGGCTGGAGATTCTGCATCTGGATCTTTTGAAGTTGAG GTATGCGGAGGCGGAATCTCCATTAATGCACGTCTTATAACTTCTAAAGAGAAAATACCAGCTGATTTAGTGAGGCCAACTTCTAGGATTCCGCAACTTGATGGACCAATTCCTTTTGATGATGATATGATTTCTACTCCTAAT ATATACAATTATGAAGGAGTGTTGAGTGAAGACTACAACATTGCAAATACACCGGCTCCTCCTg AGATACCAGCAAGCACCCCTGCTCTTGTAGCTCAAAATGAGGCAGCAAATGACAATgaagatgacgatgatgatgatgagccaTTAAATGAGAATGACGAcgatgatgattttgatgatctGGATCAAGGAGAAGATCAAGATACACATCATCTTGTTTTGGCTCAGTTTGACAAG GTGACACGTACCAAGAGCAGGTGGAAATGCACATTGAAGGATGGCATCATGCACATAAATAATAAAGACATTCTCTTCAATAAG GCGACAGGGGAATTTGATTTCTGA
- the LOC107613460 gene encoding respiratory burst oxidase homolog protein C produces MEKSDEDFYNRHHHRRDNSDIELVAGDRVPHSGPLSKRLARRSSKLNNNNNNEALLVHGNDDVITSTSSSSSCKQQVDHDDGGGQDYVEVTMDIHGGSVALHSVKDVSGNDLNEDEKLVLLGKGMEKKRSFGATVVRTASIKMKQVSQELKRLASISSKQTAPSSSSDAAAAAAARRGHYDRTKSAASSALKGLKFIAKGGGGGGGGGGGGGGAGWHEVEKQFDVLTASTDGWLHRSLFGKCIGMSKESEAFAGVLFDSLARRRDIHGDSINKAQLKDFWDQISDQSFDSRLRTFFDMVDKDADGRITEEEIKEIIGLSATTNKLSNIQQQAEEYAALIMEELDPEETGFIMLDSLEMLLLHGPSHSTRGDSKYLSQMLSLKLKPTYEDSAIRRCYTNTKYFIQDNWQRTWVMALWICVMLGLFAYKFIHYRRRKDVYHVMGYCVCMAKGAAETLKLNMAIILLPVCRNTITWLRNKTKLGIMVPFDDNLNFHKVIAVAVAIGVGIHAIFHLSCDFPRLLRASPQKYKPMVQYFGPQPKSYWHFVKTWEGVTGIIMVVLMAIAFTLATPWFRRNRVKLPKPLNSLTGFNAFWYSHHLFVIVYASLIVHGIKLFLTKEWYEKTTWMYLAIPMTIYSLERLTRALRSSIKPVKILKVAVYPGNVLALHMSKPQGFRYKSGQYMFVNCAAVSPFEWHPFSITSAPEDNYLSVHIRTLGDWTRSLRTKFSEVCQPPNNGKSGLLRAECMPGDCCPSTFPKVLIDGPYGAPAQDYKQYEVVLLVGLGIGATPMISILKDIVNNYKAMEEDELGSTMEEGGVASSDNKSPKRRGNLVNFKTRRAYFYWVTREQGSFDWFKGVMNEVADADRRGVIELHNYCTSVYEEGDARSALIEMLQSLNHAKNGVDIVSGTRIKSHFAKPNWRSVYKRIALNHPHARIGVFYCGPPALTKELRQLASDFSHNTTTKYDFHKENF; encoded by the exons ATGGAAAAATCTGATGAAGATTTTTATAACCGTCACCACCACCGTCGTGATAATTCCGACATCGAACTCGTCGCCGGTGATAGAGTTCCTCATTCTGGCCCTCTAAGCAAAAGACTGGCAAGAAGAAGTTCCaagttgaataataataataataatgaagctCTTCTTGTTCATGGAAATGATGACGTCATCActtcaacttcttcttcttcttcttgtaagCAACAAGTGGATCATGATGATGGAGGAGGACAAGACTACGTTGAAGTCACAATGGACATTCATGGCGGTTCCGTTGCGCTTCACAGCGTCAAAGACGTTTCAGGTAACGACCTTAACGAAGACGAGAAGCTTGTTCTTCTCGGTAAAGGAATGGAGAAGAAGAGATCCTTTGGTGCTACTGTTGTTAGAACCGCTTCCATTAAAATGAAGCAGGTTTCTCAAGAACTCAAACGACTCGCTTCGATTTCTTCGAAACAAAcagcaccttcttcttcttctgatgctgctgctgctgctgctgcaagAAGAGGACACTACGATAGGACTAAGTCCGCGGCTTCGAGTGCTCTCAAGGGACTTAAGTTCATCGCTAAgggtggcggtggtggtggtggtggcggtggcggtggtggtggtgcAGGGTGGCATGAAGTTGAGAAGCAGTTTGATGTTCTTACTGCTTCAACTGATGGATGGCTTCATCGGTCTCTCTTTGGAAAATGCATAG GGATGAGCAAGGAATCGGAGGCATTTGCTGGTGTGCTTTTTGATTCTTTGGCTAGGAGGAGAGATATTCATGGGGATTCAATTAACAAGGCTCAATTGAAGGACTTTTGGGACCAGATTTCTGACCAGAGTTTTGATTCCAGGCTCAGAACCTTCTTTGACAT GGTTGATAAAGATGCAGATGGAAGAATCACCGAGGAAGAAATTAAAGAG ATCATCGGCCTTAGTGCCACAACAAACAAACTCTCAAACATACAGCAGCAGGCTGAAGAATATGCAGCTTTGATCATGGAAGAACTAGACCCTGAAGAGACAGGATTTATCATG CTGGATAGCCTAGAGATGCTCTTATTGCATGGGCCAAGTCATTCTACAAGAGGTGATAGCAAGTACCTAAGCCAAATGCTAAGCTTGAAACTGAAGCCTACATATGAAGACAGTGCTATTAGGAGGTGCTATACAAATACCAAGTACTTCATACAGGACAACTGGCAAAGAACTTGGGTTATGGCACTGTGGATTTGTGTGATGTTAGGTTTATTTGCCTACAAATTCATACACTATAGAAGGAGAAAAGATGTATATCATGTTATGGGGTATTGTGTATGCATGGCCAAAGGTGCAGCTGAGACACTTAAATTGAACATGGCTATTATCTTGTTACCAGTTTGCCGGAACACTATTACTTGGCTGAGGAATAAGACCAAGCTTGGCATCATGGTTCCTTTTGATGACAACCTTAACTTCCACAAG GTGATAGCTGTGGCAGTAGCAATTGGTGTTGGAATACATGCAATTTTTCATCTTTCTTGCGACTTCCCTCGCCTCCTTCGTGCAAGCCCTCAAAAGTACAAGCCAATGGTACAGTATTTTGGACCTCAACCAAAAAGTTATTGGCATTTTGTGAAAACATGGGAAGGAGTCACAGGGATTATAATGGTTGTTCTAATGGCAATAGCATTCACATTGGCCACACCTTGGTTCAGGAGAAACAGGGTTAAGCTTCCTAAACCACTCAACAGTCTAACTGGCTTCAATGCATTTTGGTACTCACATCATCTCTTTGTCATTGTCTATGCCTCGTTGATTGTTCATGGAATCAAACTTTTCTTGACCAAAGAGTGGTACGAGAAAACG ACTTGGATGTACTTGGCAATTCCCATGACCATTTATTCATTGGAAAGACTAACTAGAGCACTAAGATCTAGTATCAAACCTGTAAAAATATTAAAG GTGGCTGTATACCCTGGGAATGTGTTGGCTCTTCATATGTCAAAGCCTCAGGGATTTAGATATAAGAGTGGACAATACATGTTTGTTAATTGTGCTGCTGTATCACCATTTGAATG GCATCCATTTTCTATAACATCAGCCCCTGAAGATAACTATCTTAGTGTTCACATTAGAACATTAGGGGATTGGACCAGAAGTCTCAGAACAAAATTTTCAGAG GTGTGCCAGCCACCCAACAATGGCAAGAGTGGACTTCTAAGGGCTGAGTGCATGCCAGGAGATTGCTGTCCAAG TACCTTCCCTAAGGTCCTAATTGATGGTCCATATGGAGCCCCAGCACAAGACTACAAACAATATGAAGTGGTTCTATTGGTAGGGTTGGGAATTGGGGCCACCCCTATGATCAGCATATTGAAGGACATAGTGAACAATTATAAGGCCATGGAAGAGGATGAATTAGGGTCCACCATGGAAGAAGGAGGAGTAGCATCAAGTGATAACAAATCACCAAAAAGGAGGGGTAATTTGGTAAATTTCAAGACTAGGAGGGCCTACTTCTATTGGGTGACAAGGGAACAAGGTTCATTTGATTGGTTCAAAGGTGTAATGAATGAGGTTGCTGATGCTGATCGTAGAGGAGTGATTGAGTTACATAACTATTGCACTAGTGTTTATGAAGAAGGTGATGCTCGTTCAGCCCTAATTGAAATGCTTCAATCCTTAAACCATGCTAAGAATGGTGTTGACATTGTTTCTGGGACAAGGATTAAGTCTCACTTTGCCAAACCTAATTGGCGAAGTGTTTACAAGCGTATTGCACTAAATCATCCACATGCTCGCATTG GGGTTTTCTATTGTGGTCCACCAGCACTAACAAAGGAGCTTCGTCAGCTAGCTTCAGatttttcacacaacacaacaacCAAATATGATTTCCATAAGGAGAATTTCTAA
- the LOC110266147 gene encoding uncharacterized protein LOC110266147, giving the protein MESYGIPCVHIIVVLVGIDIGSLPKTLVLKRWCKSAKNNVTADRQVTDTGDAASRYRSRLGAFVDQCKIFANVACLRDEDYKVFNEKMARDAIMLEVKNGLRVAPDVNPHLNDEGGGGINDQVRVRTKGTGRGNDSRVTNEPKKRKCSACGKLGHRRTRCPSALASRQACRGPLPRRGVHGPARPEDPVRPRTL; this is encoded by the coding sequence ATGGAGTCATATGGGATCCCTTGTGTTCACATAATTGTAGTTCTGGTTGGTATTGATATCGGTTCTTTGCCAAAGACTCTGGTCCTCAAGAGGTGGTGCAAAAGCGCCAAGAACAATGTGACTGCCGATAGACAAGTTACTGATACGGGCGATGCTGCATCCCGATACCGTAGCAGACTTGGTGCATTTGTAGACCAATGTAAGATTTTTGCCAATGTGGCTTGTCTAAGGGACGAGGACTACAAGGTCTTCAATGAAAAAATGGCACGAGATGCTATCATGTTAGAGGTCAAGAATGGGTTGCGTGTGGCCCCAGATGTGAATCCACACCTTAACGATGAGGGGGGTGGTGGGATAAATGATCAGGTCCGCGTGCGGACAAAAGGCACTGGTAGAGGAAATGATTCTCGTGTAACAAATGAACCAAAGAAGAGAAAATGTAGTGCCTGCGGAAAATTGGGTCATCGCCGAACACGCTGCCCCAGTGCGCTTGCTTCGCGCCAGGCATGTCGTGGACCGCTACCACGTAGGGGTGTACATGGCCCGGCTCGGCCGGAAGACCCGGTCCggccccgaacactttag